The following proteins are co-located in the Spirosoma montaniterrae genome:
- a CDS encoding TonB-dependent receptor has protein sequence MKLLRTTCLALFIGWLHSTILVAQTPLPSLLDDTLQLNEVVVRGYATNRRLLETPASVGLLTRRDLQQRFGIPTPIAALNTLPGVRADERSPGSYRLAIRGSAIRSPFGVRNVKAYWNELPLTDAGGNTPLNALDVRTLGRIEVIKGPSGSLYGAGTGGTLLFGGLAVPGGKTTAEVSALGGSYGLFGNGLTVQTGKANTALSLSYNYMESNGYRSHSALRRDVLNLTGSFNVSDNRTVSVLGIFSDINYQTPGGLTEAQYRADPRASRPATRTLPGSAEQQAGIRQQYGYVGISHEYRWNNRFQNTTALYGSGTNLNNPFITNYERRNEQGVGGRTVTQIRLWKGPLPTTFTLGAELLANLTVSRNYGNRRGQPDTIQTNTELTARQITAFAQAEAELPARFQFTVGLSRNDLRYGYINYPVRAVVGGLSAEPQSQLWKGVWLPRVALMRTFGANMAAFASVSTGFSPPSSQEVVPSAGGFNGELDPEYGTSYEVGLRGSALQNRLRFDVAVYDLALRETIVRRSNAAGAEFFVNAGRTSQRGLEAQLSYDVRLAAVNLLRFWSNATLTNYRFRDYQQGTVDLSNNRIPGVAPTTLIAGADLETKRGFYAHLTYQFLNPFPLNDANTATADPTRLLQATAGFRRTVGRWTVDLYASGDNLLNQTFSLGYDINALGNRFYNAAPARNFLGGVKLGVGW, from the coding sequence ATGAAATTACTTCGCACTACGTGTCTTGCCCTATTTATAGGTTGGCTACACTCAACAATTCTCGTCGCCCAAACGCCCTTGCCTTCTTTGCTCGATGATACACTGCAACTCAACGAGGTGGTGGTGCGCGGCTACGCTACCAACCGACGGCTGCTTGAAACGCCCGCGTCGGTGGGCTTGCTCACGCGCCGGGATTTGCAGCAGCGGTTTGGCATACCAACGCCCATAGCGGCTTTGAATACGCTCCCCGGTGTGCGGGCCGACGAACGGTCGCCGGGGAGTTACCGGCTGGCAATTCGGGGCAGTGCCATCCGGTCGCCATTTGGTGTTCGCAATGTGAAAGCCTACTGGAACGAACTGCCCCTGACCGACGCGGGCGGCAACACACCCCTTAACGCCCTTGATGTCAGAACGCTGGGCCGGATTGAAGTCATCAAAGGGCCATCGGGTAGTTTATACGGAGCCGGAACGGGTGGTACGCTGCTGTTTGGCGGGTTGGCTGTGCCGGGTGGCAAAACCACCGCCGAAGTATCGGCATTGGGTGGCAGCTACGGCTTGTTCGGTAACGGCCTGACCGTGCAGACGGGTAAGGCAAACACCGCCCTGTCGCTCAGCTACAACTATATGGAAAGCAACGGCTACCGCAGCCATTCGGCCCTCCGACGCGATGTGCTGAACCTAACCGGTTCGTTCAACGTGAGCGACAATCGAACCGTTTCGGTGCTGGGTATTTTCTCCGACATCAACTACCAAACGCCCGGTGGCCTGACCGAAGCACAGTACCGCGCCGACCCGCGAGCCTCGCGACCGGCTACGCGCACCCTGCCCGGCAGTGCCGAACAGCAGGCGGGCATTCGGCAGCAATATGGCTACGTTGGTATCTCGCACGAGTATCGTTGGAATAACCGGTTTCAGAATACTACGGCACTGTACGGCTCAGGCACCAACTTGAATAACCCCTTCATCACCAATTACGAACGACGAAACGAGCAGGGCGTTGGGGGCCGAACCGTGACGCAGATACGCCTGTGGAAAGGACCACTGCCCACCACCTTTACGCTCGGTGCCGAACTGCTGGCAAACCTGACCGTGAGCCGAAACTACGGCAACCGGCGCGGCCAGCCCGACACCATCCAGACGAATACCGAACTAACGGCCCGCCAGATTACGGCCTTTGCCCAGGCCGAAGCCGAATTGCCCGCTCGCTTTCAGTTTACCGTAGGACTGAGCCGCAACGACCTTAGGTATGGCTACATTAACTATCCGGTTCGGGCTGTTGTGGGTGGGTTATCTGCCGAGCCACAAAGCCAGTTATGGAAGGGTGTGTGGTTGCCGCGTGTGGCTCTGATGCGTACATTCGGCGCGAATATGGCTGCTTTTGCCAGCGTCAGCACTGGCTTCTCGCCCCCGTCGAGTCAGGAAGTGGTGCCGTCGGCGGGTGGGTTCAACGGCGAACTTGACCCTGAATACGGCACGAGTTATGAAGTTGGCTTGCGCGGGTCGGCTCTGCAAAATCGGCTGCGGTTCGACGTGGCTGTGTACGATTTGGCCCTGCGCGAAACCATTGTCAGGCGGTCGAATGCGGCTGGAGCTGAATTTTTCGTCAACGCCGGTCGAACCAGTCAGCGCGGATTAGAAGCACAACTGAGTTACGACGTGCGACTTGCGGCAGTTAATCTGCTGCGATTCTGGAGCAATGCAACCCTGACCAACTACCGATTCCGCGACTATCAGCAAGGCACTGTCGACCTCTCGAACAACCGCATTCCGGGCGTCGCTCCAACCACGCTGATTGCCGGTGCCGATCTGGAAACCAAACGCGGTTTTTACGCTCACCTGACCTACCAGTTTCTAAACCCGTTTCCACTTAACGACGCCAACACGGCTACGGCAGACCCCACGCGGCTGCTACAGGCCACGGCGGGCTTTCGCCGAACGGTTGGCCGCTGGACTGTTGACCTTTACGCGAGTGGCGATAACCTGCTAAACCAGACCTTCTCGCTTGGCTACGACATCAACGCCCTCGGTAACCGCTTCTACAACGCGGCACCGGCCCGTAATTTTCTGGGGGGTGTCAAACTTGGAGTTGGCTGGTAA
- a CDS encoding helix-turn-helix domain-containing protein, with product MILTIETQEQYTRALAEIEVFLAKGSSNMTEVDLAELQRLSLLVERYEEEHYPMPVEPATLPEMIRLRMFQENLRQRDTAKMLGITETRLSEVLTGKRKVNMDLAKRLHEQLHIRAEYILKTA from the coding sequence ATGATTCTGACCATAGAGACCCAGGAACAATACACACGGGCTTTGGCTGAGATTGAAGTTTTTCTGGCGAAAGGCTCATCGAACATGACCGAAGTGGATTTGGCTGAACTTCAACGGCTCTCGTTGCTGGTTGAGCGTTATGAAGAAGAGCATTATCCTATGCCTGTAGAACCGGCAACGCTACCGGAGATGATACGCTTACGCATGTTTCAGGAAAATTTGAGACAGCGTGACACAGCCAAAATGTTGGGCATTACAGAAACCCGCTTATCAGAAGTTTTAACGGGCAAGCGTAAAGTCAATATGGATTTAGCCAAACGGCTGCACGAACAGCTACACATTCGGGCTGAATATATTTTGAAAACAGCTTAA
- a CDS encoding TerC family protein has protein sequence MDFATNIVPLLTLIVLEVILGIDNIIFISILADKLPVDQRDKLRYWGIGLAMFMRLGLLALISWIMQLDQTLFTVFGIDISGKGLILLAGGCF, from the coding sequence ATGGATTTTGCAACTAATATTGTCCCTCTGCTCACGCTGATTGTTCTGGAAGTCATTCTTGGTATCGACAACATCATCTTTATTTCTATTCTGGCCGACAAACTGCCGGTCGACCAACGCGATAAACTCCGGTACTGGGGTATTGGGCTGGCAATGTTTATGCGGCTGGGGCTGCTGGCTCTGATCTCGTGGATTATGCAACTCGACCAAACGCTGTTTACCGTATTTGGTATCGACATCAGCGGTAAAGGGCTGATTCTGCTGGCCGGGGGCTGTTTCTGA
- a CDS encoding type II toxin-antitoxin system HigB family toxin, which produces MVIVSRKAIHEYASTKPQATEALNEWYLKTKAADWRNLSDVKNTFGSVDYVGNDNYVFNIKGNQYRLIVRIIFSVRTVFIRFIGTHAEYDKIDASSA; this is translated from the coding sequence ATGGTAATTGTAAGCCGCAAGGCCATTCACGAGTATGCGTCAACGAAACCACAGGCAACTGAAGCGCTGAACGAGTGGTACTTGAAAACAAAAGCTGCCGACTGGCGTAATCTATCGGACGTAAAAAATACATTTGGCTCCGTTGATTATGTTGGTAATGATAATTACGTGTTTAACATAAAAGGTAATCAGTATCGGCTTATTGTTCGGATTATTTTTTCGGTCCGAACTGTTTTTATACGGTTCATTGGCACGCACGCTGAGTATGATAAAATAGACGCTTCATCAGCCTGA